GTGGTCTccaaggggctggaggagggacTTGCTGCAGCATGGCCACCATGGCCCGGGGCTGGTAGGAGCTGCAGGGACCTGGTGGCTTTTCCGGGATGATGTCACCCAGTGCGACCCTCCCCACGCCCCGCCAAGGGCtgagcttctccccagccctggacgCAGCTCCTCAGGCGCTGCTCTCGGCCATACCTGTGACACTCAGCTCCTCTCCCCAGAGCCCTCTGGCACcccaaaaaaggaaaaggatgtGGATGGGAAGAAGAGGGCCACAgatggggagaaggagaaggtgcTGGATCTTGCCAGCTGCcccagtgaaggggagaagcacCTCAGGAGCCCAGCTGAGAAGCACAAGGAGAAGCACAAGGAGAGGTGGGGACTGCTGCCCACTGTTTGttcccagggcaggggctgtgggACGGTACCCATCTGGCCCTGCCCTACCATCTCTGGCCTCAGGAAGCCCAGCATGCCCAGCTCTCATGCCAGCATGCCCCGGggccagcctgctggccacatcccAGAGAGGTGCCAGCCAAAGAGCACCCTGAGCCATGCAGGGGTCTGGGGGGCGCTCGGGGGTGATGTGGCTGGGGTTGGGGTGTGTGGATGGGCAGACAgcatccagctcctgctgggcgtGCTGGAGACAGGCTCACTGAGGGCCTCTCCCCCTCGCTTTGGTTGCCTGCGGTAAAGGGAGCCCAACGATGGCTCCGCTGCGCCCTCGACGTCACCTCTGGATGGCAAGAAAGAGAGGTAGGTGCCTGGGGGAAGATGGAAGAGGTCTGACCCCAGCCCCTCACTGGGCTGGGGGCCTGgacccactgcctgctccccatCACCATCTTCTGATGTGGACCTTGTCCTGCCAGGAGAAACTCTGCTGACTCGAGGTCCTCCAgaacctcagctgcctcctccccacagAAGAGACCATCAGGGGACAGGTGAGGAAGGGACATCCCCAAGCAGCCTGGATGTGCTTTGGGGATGCCCTTTGGCAATGCTCTGACCACAGGACCTGCGGCTGGGGTGGGAGCCCTGACCCTGCCACGGGCTCCGCCACGCTCCCCATGAGGAGCAAATCTTCCTCCAGGGAGATTCCTGCTGGCTTCCAAGCACTCACATtgatgtgctgctgcctctggtgTCACCCCCACTGTCCCTTTGTGCCACCCCCAGGAGAGCCTCTGTAGGcaccagtccctctccagcttcctccAGCTACCAGAGGAACTCCGGTGACCACAAGGAGAACAGGTAGGAGATGGCCCTGGCAGATAGCTGTGGGCAGTGCCCATCCCACTGTCCTGGACAACTGGCAGATCCCTGCCTGCCTTTTGTGTGTGCCCctgcagagccaatggcagcaaGGCCAAGCCAGAGGCACCACAGACCCCCACCAGCCCTACCTTCTCTCCTGGCCCCTGCCTCCTGGCCCCCTGCTACCTGACAGGGGACTCGGTGAGGGACAAATGCATCGagatgctggcagctgccctgcgTGTGGAtggtgagcagggctgggggagctgaagCTCTTGGCGGGGGGTGTTGGAGGTCTTAGGGGGCACTGGAGCTCTTggggggtgctggagctctgaggctgcctgagccagcaggtgctggagcccctgaatgccaggaggctggtgGGCATCTCTGGGAAGGATCTGAGTGTGGGGATGGGGCAGGGGGAGACTTGTGACTTTTGGGGGGGTTCTCAGTGTGTGGTGAGACCTGTCTGGTGCCACAGCAAAAACTTACCCTTTGGCCTCTCTGCCCTTTAGAAGACTACAAGGAGTGTGGTGTCAACTGTGAGAAGATGGCATCAGAGATTGAAGACCATATCCTCTGGGGGGCTGGGGTCCCAGGCTCCAGCGGCTGAGGGACACATGCATGGGTGGAACAGGATGGAGGGTGACAGGGACAAGGCCAGGGAGGGACAGGAACAGGGCCAGGGAGGAACAGACTCTGCAGTCTCCTTTGCCTGCAGAGGGAGCCCAGACCCTGGTTAGAGGCTGAGGCTGACGCTGAGCAGAGCTTCTCACGGACACCTGCCTTAGTACGGGGCTCTGTGTCCCCCCCAGGCCCCTGTGATCCCCTCTGTCCCTGGGGAAAAAAGCCAGACCCAGCCAAGGTTTCTTCTCTGAGCCTGCGGTGGGTGCCCAGCTCTTTTGCCAGCCCCCATCCATGGCAGTGCCATGTCAGGGATGGAGCCACCTCCGTTTGTTCACTTCCAGCTCAGGGCCTCCCACTCCCCGGGGTCTCCTGGCAGTACACAAGAGCAGGACCAGCCCCAGGGCCATGCCTCCTTCTGGATGCaccccagagcctggctgtgtgccTGGGGCCTCAGGGGAccctggagctgcctgctcagccttGTCACCAAGCATCTATGAAGGCAAGGGGTGgcttttgagcagcctgggaggaGGAGCACAGGATGAGTCTTCTGCAGCATGAGCTTATTGCCGGGGCTCGGTGAGGtccctgtgctctggcagccttgGGGTGTCGCAGCAGAGGGAGACTCTCCCCACTCGTGGCCCCCAGGAAGCGAAGCCCTGTTGAGCTTGGCCGCCCTGTGCACGCATggcaccagctctgctggcagtcaGCAGCAGGCCCAGGGTGGCGGCGGATGCCCACGGGACTGCCATCCCCTGCCTCGCCCCTGGTTCCTTGACAGACCCCCACATAtcttccaggagctgaagagCACAGACATGAAGTATCGCAACCGGGTGCGGAGCAGGCTCAGCAACCTGAAGGACCCCAAGAACCCGAGCCTGCGGAGGAAGGTGCTGCGCGGGGCCATCCcgcccagcctcatcgcccgcATGAGCGCCGAGGTGGGGGCACCGCCCTGCCCGCGGGGCCCTGCCCACGTCGCCCCTGCCGGGgaggccttctccagcctctgctcttgGGGCTGCCTGGATCTGGTGGGGTCCATGCCAGGCTTCTGCCAGCATCTGCTGGTGCTGGCCGGGATGCAGGGAGCGTTAGGCAGAGGGATGAAGTGGGAGAGCGCTACCTGGACCCCCAGCCCGTCACCGCTGGGTGGGGGATGTCACACTGGCAGGACTTGGCTTGAGGGTCCCTGTTGCACCTCCTCAACTGGCAGGAGACCAtgggagccctgggggtgtAGGGAGCCCTCGAGGCTGTGTGGGGCCCTGGGGGCTGTGGGGAGCCCTCGAGGCTGTGTGGAGCCCTGGGGGCTGTGGGGAGCCCTGGGCCCTCCGTGGTGAGCCAGGTGCCTGCAGCTCAGTTTGAGCGTTGGTGGTGGTTTTCCTCCGGATGGGCCAagccctccagccagcacaaggagcaggatCAGTCCTGGTGCTGGCGAGGATGGGGAAGGTGCTGCACCAGGGTGGCTTGCAGCTTGTGCTGCCTCGGCTGTGAGCCCTTGGGCAGAGCCGGTGGCGTTGGCAGGAGATGGCCAGCgaggagctgaagaggctgCGCAGTGCCATGACCCAGGAGGCCATCCGGGAGCACCAGATGGCCAAGACGGGCGGCACCGTCACCGACCTCTTCCAGTGTGGCAAGTGCAAGAAGAAGAACTGCACCTACAACCAGGTCAGCCCCACAGCCCCTCCGGCGGCCCCCCTGCCCCTGGCGGCCCCCCTGCCCCTGGCGGCCCCAGACGTGGCAGTGTGGTGGCTGTGCTGACCCCAGCGCCCGCAGGTGCAGACGCGCAGTGCCGACGAGCCCATGACCACCTTCGTGCTGTGCAACGAGTGCGGCAACCGCTGGAAGGTCTGTGCCGGGGGGCTCTGGGCACCGCCCCCTTCCCCAGCATCGGGGCCTGGCAAAGGCCCCCGGAATGCTGCCAAGGGGGCTTGGCACCCACCCCCGGCTCTGCTTCTCTTGCAGTTCTGCTGATGGTGCccggcagtggggctggagggaacgtggggcaggagaggaagctgTGATGGCCAcggcagggtggggagggagggtaCTGGGGCAGTGCTAGTAGATCCTGGCCCCTGCGGGCCAGGTCCCTGTCTCCTTGCACTGAGCTCCCTTGAATACCCCAGAGAGCTGTGCTCTGACAGGTGGTTTGCTGAATTCAAGTGGCTCCTGCCTGTAAAGACCTGCCCTTGGCTTGGGGTGTACCACTGGGAATAGacctcagcagcctgcccttccctgggGCAAACCTGGACGTGGAtggttggagggcaggagggactTTGCCCCATGGACCTGGGGCTGTGGCACTCAGCCTGAGGCTGAGGGTGGGGCCAGGTTTTAAACATCTTCCTCACCTAAATGCACACCGTGGGGGGACACAGGGGAATGGGGTACTGGTGGGGTGCCACCATGTCCTTCTGCTCTGTGACACATGGCCCATCCACCCTGCGTCCCGGGGGGGgttgaagggagggaggggagaggagtgTGGGGAACCTCCAGCTGGAGCATTAAAGGTGTGAATGTCTCTGGCACTGTCTGTTTCTGAGGGCACCTGGGATCTGTCTTGGTTCACACACCCTATGCTCAAGACTTGTGGTCATCCGAGAActcccagccagctccaacAAGTCTAGaaacccccagcccccagcccgggCTGCAGTGGTGCCTTgctctccaccacctgcctgctgATTGACGACCTTTAAccaaggctggagcagcagcccagctggggtCGGAAGCTGAAggctgtcctgtggcagggcagctgctccacTCACAGCTGGGAGGGGGTTTCCAGGGAAAGGGAGTTAGGGGCCAGCCAGGAGTCCATATCTTTGGCTACAGGAGGTGTGGGATGGAGACATATAGCACTAAGCTGTTGCCAGCAGCCTCCCCCAGAAGCTTGGTTCAGAGGCAGCAACAGGTGACAGGGACACAGGTAAGGTGACAAGATGAGGAAGTGTcctcaagctgccccagaggaggttcaggctggacatgaggaacaatttcttcctcaaaagggttgtccaggcctggcccaggcagtggtgcagggcagtggtgcagtccccatccctggagggattttgaagccatgggttggtggtgccctggcagtgctggggtgagggctggactggatgatctcgaagTTGTCTTCCAACCAAAGGAGCCTCTGGTTCTGAAACTCCAAGCAATGAAGCTGCTAATTTCAACCTACAACTTGCCTCTCCCCATGCCACTGGTGATAGGGACTGCCTGCACCCCTGCCTCCAGACCCCATCTCTTCCCTGACTCTCCACCAGGCTCTGTCATGCAGATGCAGAATCCAGCAGACAGAGCCCTCAGCATCTGCCTCGTCCTTTGCCAtcccagcttgcccagggctcCAGCCCCTGGTTCCCAGCCCCCTGGGCTTGCCCTCACCAcgagcctttgctgctgccctctccccccccccgccttctACCCTGCGATTTTTCCAGCCTTGACAAGAAAAAATCAACCCTCAGCCCTTTGCCGTTCCCTGGTTTCCTTGGCAACCTCATTTCCAAAGCCTCTCTCCTGCCTCGCTAACCCCCAGCCCCACATGCTGTcccccagagcagggaggcagtgaGTACTGACTTCCATGCAGCCCCCACCTGCTGGCACTTAGGTTTCTTGGGGAGGGGCTGGTGGTGAATTGTGTTGGAACTGGACCCAAGTGATGTGGTTCTGGAGCTGGCTTGGTCCATCCAGGCAGTTCCCCATtttctccctgccctgggcagtagCACCAAGGAGGTATCAAGACTTCTCCACACCCTCTCTGGGGTGATGCCGATTCTGCACAGTCCCCCAGGAACATGACAGTGTTTGGGGACTGCTTCTGGCCCATGGGAACATCTCTGGAGCTTCCAGTTAAGCCCAGTCCTGTGCCCACCCTGGACTGTGTCATCACAATCTAGCTCTTGTCAGGATGCTCCTCGCTGGCAAATCCCAGTACTGCCATTCCCAGTCTGGAATGAGAAACTGGGAGTGTCAGGGAATGGGGAGGCTCACACTGACCCTGGACATCCAGTCTGGTGCTGGAATTACCCTGCACCATCAGGGCTTGGAGATGAGCCCTGCCCCCTAGACATATCAGAGCCCTCAGCGCCAAGGTGAACCCCAGAGCTGTGTTTGGAGGGAGCATGACCCTCCTTAGAGCTGTCCCATAATTGCCAATCAAGGCCTGGTGTCCCCGGTGCCaccctgggctgccagtgcctgggaGCTCCACTGGTATTTACCCAGAACGTCACCAGCTCTTTTCTTTCGCCTCTTAAATGTCaggaggctctgcctgctgttcccactgcagagccGTGGGGATTGTCCTCCCCAGTCAccagcaccagggcagagcagctcgTCCAAGTGACAGCTTCCTGCTCCAGCGTGGTGGGAGCTAGCCAGGAGCTCAGCTTTTAGCCCTatggatgatcctgctttgtcctcctgtgcttcagagctgctccagtttgtggtgggggaagaaatgacagaggagctgccccagcagccacttGGCCGCTGTTGTCCTGTGGGcaagctgccctgggtgccctgctggatcAGGGCGGTTGGAAcgggtgagctccagaggttaCTTCTACCCCACACTACGCTGGGGTTCTGTGATTATCCACCAGGCTCAggctcttttctccttcccagacCTCAAACCCCACATGCAGGATTCATCTGCCTGCTAGGAGCAGCCTCTTCACGTGTCCCACTTTGCTATGAGCAGAGCAATTTTCTTTCTCCATTGTTCTGCGTTGCTGTGAGTGAATCAGCTGCTCGGAGCAGCAGACGAGGTGgttgcccagcccagccctgctgcccagctcagcccatccCAGCCAAGGCAGAAAGCTTGGAGCAAAGCCATGGATTCGGCCTGGCTGAGTGCTCAGGCGGTTGTTCCTGCAGAACAAGGAGGGAAATCATTTTGTCAGCAGCAATCGATCAGCGGGAAAAGGGAAATagctccccagcctcccccagGGCCTTGGATGATTAAATGCATCCAAGGAGCCCAAAGTGGACTCAAATCTTTCCATATTGCATGGAAAATTACAGACCATGCTTTTCCTGCAGGAACTCCCCCCAATGCCCTATCGTTTCTGGGCTGAAGAGGTTTGCTGAGTCTGCAGAGCACTTTGAGCTCAGCCCTTCTGTGATCACAGCACTTGGCAGggacttttcctttccctcctgccttgACTGAACAAAGAGCCACCTTAAAGGCAAACCTAACCCCCACAAATCCCAGTCTTCCTGGGTCTCCTGTGGGAGCCACACATGGTTTTTCCTCCTGGGGCCAGGATGGAATGAGGCAGCAGGCAAAGCACCCCAAGAACTGCTGTACCCCACCTCCCTTCTCCACAGGCCACAGGAATTCCCATCCCCATGCCTCCCACAGCAACGGCGACCTAAACGTTGTGCGGGAACCAAACCCCAccttggctgcttctgctggctgctgcttcccctccccGCCAGGAGCTCAGGGGCACTCAGCAATTAGGAGCAGCAGATTAATCTTGAGCGAGCTAATGAAGAGTTGAGCGGCTGCGGCATGGcacggcagggcagggcagctctgagtgcactgctgcagcaccctgcagcccagctctgggtgTGGGTAGAGCACCCTGGGTGGGATGGAGGTGGGAATGGCAGGGGGGATGAGCTGGATGTTCAAGGCTTACCTACCCCCCCATCTCTTCATCCTCTGGATCAGGCACAGTTTgcactgcagaggggaaatGGTCTCTGTTTGTTCTCTAACTCTGCTTTGCCTGTCTGCAGTGTCcctgaaggatctggagaagcctggagaagggaaggcttcgaGGAGGCCCTGGAGtaaccttccaggatctgaagggggctacaggggggctgggaagagactattgacaagggcttggaacgacaggaggcagaggaatgggtttgaactggcagaggggagattgaaactggatgttaggaagaagttcttcacagtgagggtggtgagacactggcacaggttgcccagggaggttgtggggcatagaatcagagaacgtgagcacattctgtgcttctgtgttccagcctccctggaggtgctcaaggccaggttggatgaggccttcagtgacctgttctagtgggaggtgctgggggggctggaactggcttagctttgaggtcccttccaacctaaaccattctatgatctttccaCCACTTTGCACCTCCCCAGCACGTCCTGGCCACATGTAGCCCCTGGCTGGTGCTTTCCTTGACCAAAAaccagggaatcacagaattgtggaatcctttgggttggaagagaccttcaagtttGCTCAGTTCTGCCATTGGCCCTGCGCTGCCAGGTCAGTGCTGAACCACATCCTCAGCTTagagctcttctgcagctgaaagaactctgtgattctgcacctctgtggatacctccagggatggcgacagaggtgagacactggcacaggttgcccagggaggctgtggatgccccttccctgagggtgttcaaggccaggtcggatgaggccttgagcaacctgggctggtggagatgtcctggcccatggcagagggttttaAGGACCCTTCTAACCCAACTCATTGTAGGAAACTCTGAGCTGAGTGCCCTAGGACCGCAGGCTGGGGTTGTTCCCAGGCTTGGGTTCACCCCAGCCATCTTTGTACCTCCTTTCTCTGAGGCTACTCAAGCCTGaaagctgagagcagctggcaggcaAGGCCAGGTTCTTCCAGAGAGCCTCCTTCCTAAAGGGCCATCATAAAGAGCTGGTCCtgtgaggaagctcttcccaggaGCCCTGCCACCCCCGGCAGCCCTTTCAGCAGACGCATTACCCACAGCAGCCAATTTGCTCCcgaggctggcagggtcaggagCTCCAGGGAAGCAAATGCTAAGTAGCTGCTCTCCGCCGCACGGCAGCCTGGCTGCGACGAGCGAGTCCGCGGCGGCCGCGACTGGGGCTAGCGGCTGAGGGATCTGCCGTCTGCTGCAGCGCTTGGTGGGCAGGGAGCCACTTTTTGGAGAGGAATCCATTTAGTGGGGAGGGATCCACTTGGAGGGGGGGGCCTGCCTCAgcgctggagcagcagctcagcctggagacaagGAGTACCCGTCGGGGACACGTGTGGCACGCCGCAGGCATGAGCCTGGCCAGGTCATGGACACTGCagctgcacccccagcacccagctccaccAAGGGCTGTCCCCCCTGGATGTCCCCTCTGTCGCTGGGCCTTGCgctctctgcccagcccttTGCAGGTAATTCCTtggggcaggagagctgctccgcACGgcgaagctgctgctgggagatgcGGAGCcccaggagggaggaggagctgctgcccgtCCAGCCGTGGCTCATCCCGGCCCTCCTGGGCTGCGCCTGGGTACGGAGGAAGGTGGAAAtgtaaggagaggagaaaagctACTTGGCTCCTGGGAgatcctggctgcagcagggagaaaaCAGCACTAAATGTCCTCTTGCCAACCACCCGCAGCTCTGGTCCCTAAGTCACGGGGAAGAGTGGGCTCAGTGCTTGCTGTTGGGCAGCGAGGGGAGGATCGTTCAGCGGCACCGTGGGAGCGGCTTCCCCGGGGCACTGCAGGTCGTTAACAGCGCAGTTAGCTGCGGGCTTCCTCCCCCGGCAGCtgagagctctctgctggagggcgactggctggaaactgcccagcggaggacttgggggtgctgggtggcagcagcagaagacgaGGCAggagtgtacccaggtgggcaagaagggcaccagcatcctggcctggatcagcgatggtgtggccagcaggagcagggcaggaattgTGCCCCGGGactgagcactggtgaggcGCAGCTCTAACCCTGGGGTCACTTTTGGGTCACTCACAtcgaggagctggagcaggtccagagcagggcaacaaagctggagaagagtctggagagcagggctggggaggagcaactgagggagttgggggggctcagcttggagaagaggaggctgtgagggagacctcattcctctctgccgctcctcgaatggagctggagccaggtgggggttgggctcttttttCCTACTAtcatgatagaacaagaggaaacagatggaattgtgccaggggagggttagtttGGATAGCAGGacgaatttctttgctgcaagagcagtcggggactggcacaggctgcccaggcagatggtgaagtccccacccctggaggtgttcaggaaaggtatggccatggcacttggggacatggtttagtggccgtggtggcactggttgatggttggactggatgatcttagaggaccTTTCCAGCTgaagtgattctgtggttctgcacaGCTCCATGGCAGCTCCTGTGTTCAGCATTCAGCAGCATCCGCGTGGATGTGTGCCTGTCACAGCCTCCGTGGGGACAGAAGGGTCCCCAGCTCCAGGGCGATGCACTCATCTccaaccaggctttgctcccTGCCATGCCGTGGGAGAGGCACAGATACATTTCCATGGGAAGGATGAATTAACATCCTCAAATCCCTTAAATCAACATCACTGTCACCGAGTCCTGCAGACAAGGCTGCTCCAGACCACCGAGTGAGGAGGGATTTACAAATCAAACACAGCCTGCCCCCCaaactgctgcagccagagccttggggggcaggggggaagcaaAAGCTCCTTCCCActtgttttcctctccttcatcaaTAAACAtctcctgccagcagagctcttgCTCCAGCCCAGGGCTTTCTCCAGGCACTGGCTGTTTCATGTGGCTTTTAACCACTTGTCTGTGGCTCTCAGCTGCTTcacctggctgggagcagggatgTTGGCATTTTGTGTTTAGACAATGAATCTCTATCTTTAGCTGGGCAGCGAGGCGGGCATAGCTCCTCCTGGTCATTAAACCACTGCTTTCAATTTGCCCTTATTACTCTTCTTTATTtaactgcaggctgggctgccaAGCACTCCCTGGGGACAGGCCAGCTGAGACCTGCAGGTTTGCAGTCCTAAAAGGCTTCTCCAGAAGAAAAACTCAACCCTGCAAATGTCTTCTCCGAAGGAAAAATCTTAGCCCTGACCCCATAATCAGAGGAGAAATCAGCCCTGAAAATGACTTCTCAAGGACAAGGAGGGATGAAGTGGGTGACCCAGAGCTGAGCCTGTGATGGCTTCAGAGAGGAAGAGTGGGAGAGGGTGGGAGGAAGATCCTGGCGTCTGGGAGACATAGAGGCTGGGGGCGAGGGGGGATTTTTGTGCCtttcagcagaagaaagaaaagagagaaaagttcCTGTCTGTGATCAGCTGTGGCAGGTTTCACAggctgaaggagaaggaagctgcCTTTGGGGCTGGGAGAAGCACCAACTGAAcacagcagccttctccagcactgctcctcttcctcccacccctcttctctgccttcaCTGTCCTTGGACTGTGGTTCTGGCAGCCCAGCCTTTGGATGGCCAAATTCAGAGGTGCCCAACATCCTGCCAGGGCCCTGGCGGTGCTCCCATGCTGGGTTCTCACATTTCCTTGGAGGAAGTCCCTTGGGTTCAGCCCCTCCCAAGCTGGGACCAGTCTGTCTGTCCCCTTTCTGCTAGTAAAGGACAAAACACAGATGCCAGCACCCCCCAAGGACCCCCCTCCAGCCCTCACTGGCATTCTCACTCCCGTTCCCAGTGGCCCTTGCTTTTCCCTGGGTATTACCATGGCCAGGTCTATGccatgccctcagcctcctgaggctcccagggctggctggcagACCCgtaacaccagcagcagctctgtcccacagctcagcatcactgctggcagtgctggaggaagCAGGTGGCTGTCTTGGAAAAACATGACACTGGGCAGCCACCATCTGTGCCCCTTTGGATTGAGGAGGTTCTGCCCTCCCCAGGAACTCTCCTGAGGCCACTGAGACAAGCT
The sequence above is a segment of the Pogoniulus pusillus isolate bPogPus1 chromosome 37, bPogPus1.pri, whole genome shotgun sequence genome. Coding sequences within it:
- the LOC135190983 gene encoding transcription elongation factor A protein 3-like isoform X2, whose product is MGPAEELVRIAKKLDKLVARRSTEGALDLLKSLTGYTMTVQLLQATRIGVAVNSMRKHCEDEEVVASAKILIRNWKRLLEPSGTPKKEKDVDGKKRATDGEKEKVLDLASCPSEGEKHLRSPAEKHKEKHKERRNSADSRSSRTSAASSPQKRPSGDRRASVGTSPSPASSSYQRNSGDHKENRANGSKAKPEAPQTPTSPTFSPGPCLLAPCYLTGDSVRDKCIEMLAAALRVDEDYKECGVNCEKMASEIEDHIFQELKSTDMKYRNRVRSRLSNLKDPKNPSLRRKVLRGAIPPSLIARMSAEEMASEELKRLRSAMTQEAIREHQMAKTGGTVTDLFQCGKCKKKNCTYNQVQTRSADEPMTTFVLCNECGNRWKFC
- the LOC135190983 gene encoding transcription elongation factor A protein 3-like isoform X1, coding for MGPAEELVRIAKKLDKLVARRSTEGALDLLKSLTGYTMTVQLLQATRIGVAVNSMRKHCEDEEVVASAKILIRNWKRLLEPSGTPKKEKDVDGKKRATDGEKEKVLDLASCPSEGEKHLRSPAEKHKEKHKEREPNDGSAAPSTSPLDGKKERRNSADSRSSRTSAASSPQKRPSGDRRASVGTSPSPASSSYQRNSGDHKENRANGSKAKPEAPQTPTSPTFSPGPCLLAPCYLTGDSVRDKCIEMLAAALRVDEDYKECGVNCEKMASEIEDHIFQELKSTDMKYRNRVRSRLSNLKDPKNPSLRRKVLRGAIPPSLIARMSAEEMASEELKRLRSAMTQEAIREHQMAKTGGTVTDLFQCGKCKKKNCTYNQVQTRSADEPMTTFVLCNECGNRWKFC